The following are from one region of the Amia ocellicauda isolate fAmiCal2 chromosome 1, fAmiCal2.hap1, whole genome shotgun sequence genome:
- the LOC136753734 gene encoding hepatic and glial cell adhesion molecule isoform X1, whose translation MKAEREAFSRALAVRAVLRILCFLYFSQNGEVRGVNITSQTSLIRGTVGGVALLSVRYTSTSSDRPVIKWQLKRDKPVTVVQSIGTEIIGNLRPEYKDRILIYENGTLLLHNLQLSDEGSYEVEISITDDTFTGERNINLTVDVPVSKPYIHMVASTVLELSEQFTLNCSHENGTKVIYSWQKGGKPLVNDSRLLLSHDQKILTIIRVLMSDDDIYSCSVENAISSLRSSPVKLTVYRRSSLYIILSTGGIFLLITLVTVCACWKPSKKDKRQEDKQGSSEYMDQNDAKHEVEVMPKMTEHERKNPVALYILKEKKPDPPRKCIERPVLKDSPDTEDDSPTDSRAPSEPGSPPSYSSSALPPFSRSPDPLTRSARRYHRSPVRSPPPGHGHKSPGLSPASSPHSRGSARMVRTSGGVQMIREQDEASAPLENST comes from the exons ATGAAGGCAGAAAGGGAGGCTTTCTCAAGAGCTTTGGCCGTCCGCGCTGTCCTCCGGATCCTCTGCTTTCTATACTTTTCGCAGAACG GAGAGGTGAGGGGGGTGAACATCACAAGCCAGACCTCCCTGATCCGGGGCACGGTGGGTGGGGTGGCACTGCTGTCCGTGCGCTACACCAGCACCAGCTCGGACCGGCCCGTCATCAAGTGGCAGCTGAAGAGGGACAAGCCAGTGACAGTGGTGCAGTCCATCGGCACAGAGATCATCGGGAACCTGCGGCCCGAGTACAAGGACCGCATCCTAATCTACGAGAATGGAACCCTGCTCCTGCACAACCTGCAGCTGTCCGACGAGGGCAGCTACGAGGTGGAGATCTCCATCACCGACGACACCTTCACCGGGGAGCGGAACATCAACCTCACGGTGGACG TGCCCGTCTCCAAGCCCTACATCCACATGGTGGCGTCCACCGTGCTGGAGCTCAGTGAGCAATTCACGCTGAACTGCTCGCACGAGAATGGCACCAAAGTTATCTACAGTTGGCAGAAAGGTGGCAAGCCCCTGGTCAACGACTCGCGGCTCCTGCTGTCCCACGACCAGAAGATCCTGACCATCATCCGCGTGCTCATGTCGGACGACGACATCTACAGCTGCTCCGTGGAGAACGCCATCAGCAGCCTGAGGAGCTCGCCCGTCAAACTCACGGTGTATC gacGCAGCTCTCTCTACATCATCCTCTCCACCGGGGGCATTTTCCTCCTCATCACCTTGGTAACTGTGTGCGCCTGCTGGAAGCCATCCAAGAA AGATAAACGTCAGGAGGATAAGCAGGGGTCTTCTGAGTACATGGACCAGAACGATGCCAAGCATGAGG TGGAGGTCATGCCTAAAATGACAGAACATGAACGCAAGAACCCCGTGGCTTTGTACATCCTGAAGGAAAAG AAACCAGACCCACCCAGGAAGTGCATTGAGAGGCCAGTGCTGAAG GACTCTCCAGACACCGAGGACGACTCGCCGACCGATTCCCGAGCCCCATCGGAGCCCGGCAGCCCACCCAGCTACTCCAGCTCCGCCCTGCCGCCCTTCTCCCGCTCCCCTGACCCCCTCACGCGCTCGGCCCGCAGGTACCACCGCTCCCCTGTGCGCTCCCCCCCACCCGGTCACGGGCACAAGTCCCCCGGCCTCTCCCCCGCCTCGTCCCCCCACTCGCGTGGCTCGGCCCGGATGGTGCGCACTTCCGGGGGCGTGCAGATGATCCGAGAGCAGGACGAAGCCAGCGCCCCCCTGGAGAACAGCACCTAG
- the LOC136753734 gene encoding hepatic and glial cell adhesion molecule isoform X2 translates to MKAEREAFSRALAVRAVLRILCFLYFSQNGEVRGVNITSQTSLIRGTVGGVALLSVRYTSTSSDRPVIKWQLKRDKPVTVVQSIGTEIIGNLRPEYKDRILIYENGTLLLHNLQLSDEGSYEVEISITDDTFTGERNINLTVDVPVSKPYIHMVASTVLELSEQFTLNCSHENGTKVIYSWQKGGKPLVNDSRLLLSHDQKILTIIRVLMSDDDIYSCSVENAISSLRSSPVKLTVYRRSSLYIILSTGGIFLLITLVTVCACWKPSKKDKRQEDKQGSSEYMDQNDAKHEVEVMPKMTEHERKNPVALYILKEKDSPDTEDDSPTDSRAPSEPGSPPSYSSSALPPFSRSPDPLTRSARRYHRSPVRSPPPGHGHKSPGLSPASSPHSRGSARMVRTSGGVQMIREQDEASAPLENST, encoded by the exons ATGAAGGCAGAAAGGGAGGCTTTCTCAAGAGCTTTGGCCGTCCGCGCTGTCCTCCGGATCCTCTGCTTTCTATACTTTTCGCAGAACG GAGAGGTGAGGGGGGTGAACATCACAAGCCAGACCTCCCTGATCCGGGGCACGGTGGGTGGGGTGGCACTGCTGTCCGTGCGCTACACCAGCACCAGCTCGGACCGGCCCGTCATCAAGTGGCAGCTGAAGAGGGACAAGCCAGTGACAGTGGTGCAGTCCATCGGCACAGAGATCATCGGGAACCTGCGGCCCGAGTACAAGGACCGCATCCTAATCTACGAGAATGGAACCCTGCTCCTGCACAACCTGCAGCTGTCCGACGAGGGCAGCTACGAGGTGGAGATCTCCATCACCGACGACACCTTCACCGGGGAGCGGAACATCAACCTCACGGTGGACG TGCCCGTCTCCAAGCCCTACATCCACATGGTGGCGTCCACCGTGCTGGAGCTCAGTGAGCAATTCACGCTGAACTGCTCGCACGAGAATGGCACCAAAGTTATCTACAGTTGGCAGAAAGGTGGCAAGCCCCTGGTCAACGACTCGCGGCTCCTGCTGTCCCACGACCAGAAGATCCTGACCATCATCCGCGTGCTCATGTCGGACGACGACATCTACAGCTGCTCCGTGGAGAACGCCATCAGCAGCCTGAGGAGCTCGCCCGTCAAACTCACGGTGTATC gacGCAGCTCTCTCTACATCATCCTCTCCACCGGGGGCATTTTCCTCCTCATCACCTTGGTAACTGTGTGCGCCTGCTGGAAGCCATCCAAGAA AGATAAACGTCAGGAGGATAAGCAGGGGTCTTCTGAGTACATGGACCAGAACGATGCCAAGCATGAGG TGGAGGTCATGCCTAAAATGACAGAACATGAACGCAAGAACCCCGTGGCTTTGTACATCCTGAAGGAAAAG GACTCTCCAGACACCGAGGACGACTCGCCGACCGATTCCCGAGCCCCATCGGAGCCCGGCAGCCCACCCAGCTACTCCAGCTCCGCCCTGCCGCCCTTCTCCCGCTCCCCTGACCCCCTCACGCGCTCGGCCCGCAGGTACCACCGCTCCCCTGTGCGCTCCCCCCCACCCGGTCACGGGCACAAGTCCCCCGGCCTCTCCCCCGCCTCGTCCCCCCACTCGCGTGGCTCGGCCCGGATGGTGCGCACTTCCGGGGGCGTGCAGATGATCCGAGAGCAGGACGAAGCCAGCGCCCCCCTGGAGAACAGCACCTAG